From a region of the Panicum virgatum strain AP13 chromosome 2K, P.virgatum_v5, whole genome shotgun sequence genome:
- the LOC120682541 gene encoding GPI-anchored protein LLG1-like has translation MGLRGGVALRAAVLAAVLGFAAAGFISNDALLEHGHDTTGRSLLQAKKDCPVSFEGANYTIITSRCKGPLYQPSLCCGALKDFACPYSTYINDVTTNCAATMFSYINLYGKYPPGLFANTCHEGDKGLSCPEDTPQVQPGQKASGAAAVAAPAAAAAVAAALAVSSIMSC, from the exons ATGGGTCTCCGCGGAGGCGTCGCGCTGCGCGCGgccgtgctcgccgccgtcctcggcttcgccgccgccgggttcATCTCAA ATGACGCGCTGCTGGAGCACGGGCACGACACCACCGGCCGGAGCCTGCTGCAGGCCAAGAAAG ATTGCCCGGTGAGCTTCGAGGGCGCCAACTACACGATCATCACGAGCCGGTGCAAGGGCCCGCTGTACCAGCCGAGCCTGTGCTGCGGCGCGCTCAAGGACTTCGCGTGCCCCTACTCCACCTACATCAACGACGTCACCACCAACTGCGCCGCCACCATGTTCAGCTACATCAACCTCTACGGCAAGTACCCGCCGGGCCTCTTCGCCAACACCTGCCACGAGGGCGACAAGGGCCTGTCGTGCCCGGAGGACACGCCGCAGGTGCAGCCGGGCCAGAAGGCCtccggcgcggccgccgtcgccgcgcctgctgcggccgcggcggtggcggccgcacTGGCCGTGTCGTCGATCATGTCGTGCTGA
- the LOC120682549 gene encoding photosystem I reaction center subunit V, chloroplastic translates to MATSTAAVLSPPSVAGLRLAPSPRARVSFRAAPVRRRSVAARAELSPSLVISLSTGVSLFLGRFVFFNFQRENVAKQVPEQNGKTHFEAGDERAKEFAALLKSNDPVGFNLVDLLAWGSLGHIVAYYILATSSNGYDPNFF, encoded by the coding sequence ATGGCCACCTCGACCGCCGCCGTGCTGTCCCCGCCGTCCGTGGCGGGGCTCCGCCTGGCGCCGTCGCCCCGGGCGCGCGTGTCGTTCCGCGCGGCGCCGGTGAGGCGGAGGTccgtggcggcgcgggcggagctgAGCCCGTCGCTGGTGATCAGCCTCAGCACGGGGGTGTCGCTCTTCCTGGGCCGCTTCGTCTTCTTCAACTTCCAGCGGGAGAACGTGGCCAAGCAGGTGCCCGAGCAGAACGGCAAGACGCACTTCGaagccggcgacgagcgcgccAAGGAGTTCGCCGCCCTGCTCAAGTCCAACGACCCCGTCGGCTTCAACCTCGTCGACCTCCTCGCCTGGGGCTCGCTCGGCCACATCGTCGCCTACTACATCCTCGCCACCTCCAGCAACGGATACgaccccaacttcttctga
- the LOC120682530 gene encoding WPP domain-interacting protein 2-like, whose product MDSGANSVGESVGESPAPAPEPEARPAEPVTKGRGLRRWRRIPREQQHHEGSPASPGTAGTGAGAGAGEDLAAQLHKRRLGPGADAPKGKQDAAVEEVESSVASVESSFVPLEASPPPAPTRLDPNLGLLIATAGFSLGAGGADSDNSDDRTSKFSTAACAPRHDFSSGGFGRERDRARSRAPGGAAHGKNLRAARGRGSSARAAASPVEPENSRSSVESNLRSSSAAHARRSSTGITSNGVHKVLFPDDHQSDNEPPGEGVRYTTGGFYKENGSVVGRLGNSDSDANNHILDEASVGMFENGGTHLGLDPYVESIALLQSAQEALENEIQKFVEIRKETDENSTTHHSETEWSNSPHPDESVEELGEKIKILESKLEEATMLINERDSKILKLDAFNQIQPQETVACNSDLLSLQSDVDQLFVEKMEAEIQCFILTRASQGWEHPTKDQFALYEAQKSLTGDRKSLETKLRHTENRAMMLEEMVDKLESQCKELSETSEVLKLQARASRASLFCSIQFVLLCIAMGTLLVRFLFLPSSPEIVPT is encoded by the exons atgGATTCCGGCGCCAACAGCGTCGGCGAGTCGGTGGGCGagtctccggcgccggcgccggagccggaggcgcggccggccgaGCCGGTCACCAAGGGCCGCGGGCTCCGCCGGTGGCGCCGTATCCCGCGCGAGCAGCAGCACCACGAGGGGTCCCCGGCGAGCCCCGGgaccgccggcaccggcgctggcgcgggcgcgggcgaggaTTTGGCGGCGCAGCTCCACAAGCGCCGTCTCGGCCCCGGCGCCGACGCGCCTAAGGGGAAGCAGGACGCGGCCGTCGAGGAGGTGGAGAGCTCGGTCGCGTCCGTGGAGTCCAGCTTCGTGCCGCTGGAggcgtccccgccgccggcgccgactaGGCTCGACCCGAATCTCGGCCTCCTCATCGCCACCGCTGGATTCTCgctgggcgcgggcggcgctgacTCGGACAACAGCGACGACCGCACCAGCAAGTTCTCCACGGCCGCCTGCGCGCCTCGCCACGACTTCTCGTCCGGCGGCTTCGGCCGGGAGCGCGACAGGGCGCGATCCCGTGCCCCCGGCGGCGCTGCTCATGGCAAGAACCTCCGGGCTGCACGCGGGCGCGGCTCCagtgcgcgcgccgccgcctcccctgtggAACCCGAGAATTCGCGCTCCAGCGTTGAGTCCAACCTCCGCAGCTCCAGTGCTGCTCATGCACGGCGATCCAGCACAGGGATCACCAGCAATGGTGTTCACAAGGTTCTGTTCCCCGATGACCATCAAAGTGACAACGAGCCTCCAGGTGAGGGGGTGCGGTATACCACCGGAGGTTTCTACAAGGAGAACGGGAGTGTAGTTGGGAGATTGGGGAACTCTGATTCTGATGCCAACAATCATATCTTAGATGAAGCGAGTGTCGGCATGTTTGAGAATGGAGGGACTCATTTAGGTCTTGATCCGTATGTTGAATCAATTGCATTGCTACAGTCAGCACAGGAAGCACTTGAGAATG AGATCCAAAAGTTTGTGGAGATCAGGAAGGAAACTGACGAAAATTCCACAACTCACCACAGTGAAACAGAATGGAGCAACTCACCCCATCCTGACGAATCTGTAGAAGAATTGGGTGAGAAGATAAAGATACTCGAGTCAAAGCTGGAAGAAGCGACCATGCTCATCAATGAGCGGGATTCGAAAATACTTAAACTGGATGCATTCAATCAGATACAACCACAGGAGACCGTGGCATGTAACAGCGATCTGCTGTCTCTGCAGTCTGATGTAGATCAACTGTTCGTGGAGAAGATGGAGGCAGAGATTCAGTGCTTTATCCTTACAAGAGCTTCGCAGGGTTGGGAACACCCAACAAAGGATCAATTTGCTCTTTACGAGGCGCAGAAATCCCTGACAGGGGATCGCAAATCCTTAGAAACTAAGCTGAGACACACTGAGAACAGGGCGATGATGCTCGAAGAGATGGTGGATAAGCTAGAGTCACAGTGCAAGGAGCTCTCGGAGACTTCAGAAGTCCTGAAGCTGCAGGCCAGAGCAAGCAGAGCATCATTGTTCTGCTCCATCCAGTTTGTGCTGTTATGCATAGCCATGGGGACCCTCCTAGTTCGCTTCCTGTTCCTGCCCTCTTCTCCGGAGATTGTACCTACTTGA
- the LOC120682561 gene encoding caffeoyl-CoA O-methyltransferase 3-like, whose protein sequence is MAATGAGEGNKAAAGSASLHSKTLLKSEPLYQYILESTVFPREPDCLRELRLATASHPMAAMAASPDEVQLFGLLLEMLGARNAIEVGVFTGYSLLATALALPDDGKIVAIDVTRESYDRIGSPVIEKAGVAHKIDFHVGLALPVLDQMVADEGNKGAFDFAFVDADKVNFLNYHERLLQLVRVGGLIAYDNTLWGGSVVATPDEPLAAATREFNAAIAADRRVRVCQLAIADGLTLCRRVA, encoded by the exons AtggccgccaccggcgccggaGAAGGCAACAAGGCGGCCGCCGGGTCGGCCAGCCTCCACAGCAAGACCCTCCTCAAGAGCGAGCCCCTGTACCAG TACATTCTGGAATCCACCGTGTTCCCTCGCGAGCCCGACTGCCTGCGGGAGCTccgcctcgccaccgcctcccACCCCAT GGCTGCCATGGCGGCGTCGCCGGACGAGGTGCAGCTGTTCGGGCTCCTGCTCGAGATGCTGGGCGCCCGGAACGCCATCGAGGTTGGCGTGTTCACCGGGTACTCGCTGCTCGCCACTGCCCTGGCGCTCCCCGACGACGGCAAG ATCGTGGCCATCGACGTCACCCGCGAGAGCTACGACCGGATCGGATCGCCGGTGATCGAGAAGGCCGGCGTCGCGCACAAGATCGACTTCCACGTCGGGCTCGCGCTGCCGGTGCTGGATCAGATGGTCGCCGAT GAGGGGAACAAGGGCGCGTTCGACTTCGCGTTCGTGGACGCGGACAAGGTGAACTTCCTCAACTACCACGAGCGGCTGCTGCAGCTGGTCCGGGTCGGGGGCCTCATCGCCTACGACAACACGCTGTGGGGCGGCTCGGTGGTCGCGACCCCCGACGAGCCGCTCGCGGCCGCCACCAGGGAGTTCAACGCGGCCatcgccgccgaccgccgcgtCCGCGTCTGCCAGCTCGCCATCGCCGATGGGCTCACGCTGTGCCGCCGCGTCGCCTGA